TAAAACCTATAGTTCAGTAATAGCTAAGGAAAACATTTATAATATAAATGCttaatttttaataataattaaaaaaaaatatgatttgATGAAAATTACATTTCGTGATCTGGAAAGAGTTTCCAGATTTCACCACGCAGCATTCATCAGGGTTGGTAGAAAGCCCAGGTTTCTACTTAAAGCCCCATGGGTTAGGGCGGGTTAGTCTAGGGTTAGTTTTTTATCTATTTACTCAATAGATACAaaattgaaaattaaatttattagaAATAACTACATTGGCACATATATTAAAGCAAAGTTTTTGTTAACCAAcccaactttaaactaaaaaatctgGCCCAGATGGGATAGTGGATTGCTacctcaccaaccaccactacctccctGATATTGCTACCTCtccaaccaccactacctccctGATATTGCTacctcaccaaccaccactacctccctGATATTGCTacctcaccaaccaccactacctccctGATATTGCTacctcaccaaccaccactacctccctGATATTGCTacctcaccaaccaccactacctccctGATATTGCTacctcaccaaccaccactacctccctGATATTGCTacctcaccaaccaccactacctccctGATATTGCTACCTCtccaaccaccactacctccctGATATTGCTacctcaccaaccaccactacctccctGATATTGCTacctcaccaaccaccactacctccctGATATTGCTacctcaccaaccaccactacctccctGATATTGCTacctcaccaaccaccactacctccctGATATTGCTacctcaccaaccaccactacctccctGATATTGCTacctcaccaaccaccactacctccctGATATTGCTacctcaccaaccaccactacctccctGATATTGCTacctcaccaaccaccactacctccctGATATTGCTacctcaccaaccaccactacctccctGATATTGCTacctcaccaaccaccactacctccctGATATTGCtacctcactaaccacaccacacccctacgcaatcgaatattttaaattcaaatcccgGAGAGAAAATCCCGTAGGTGAATTTGGTCAGTTATTAAGAGGGATCTGTTATAGGGAGGTTCCAATTTGGGAAGATGCACTGTAATATATTAGTAAAGATATTACTTATTATAACCTCACAACAAAAGAATCTCTCACAAAGCTTCCCCATggacaaataaaaaaaaggaatTACTCCCATGAGGCAATGTCTATCTGCAACATTAATTCTGGCAAATCATATCCTCACCACATGCCAAAATTATTGTCAATAATATGATATGAACATGTAATAAAATAATGCTAGACAATTCAATATCATATCTAAAATTTATTAGTCTTCATATATTTCATTCAATATAAACAGACATAATTTGTGCTGAATGACCTATGATGTTTCACACATGGTCAGTCTAACAATCCATCCAAAAGGTAACCGTAAAAGGGATATTTATTCATACAAGTGGGTCTTGAAAGTTTAAAAAAAAGCTTAATAATAAAGTATGAAATTCCTAGTGGATAATCCATAGTACTAGACTGACTTTGAAGATTTTTTAATTTAATATGTTAAATTTGAAGTGAATTGACTAACAGCAAGAAACTTACCGGCTGAAAGCCAGAGGGTCCAGCGAAGGCGTGATGGTATGAGGCAGAAGTACCTGCTAGGGCACTAGAGGCAGCTTGTTGTAAGAACTCGGGTAGATCATTACTTAAGTCCCCTCCTAGGTCACCTCCACTATCTTCCTCTTTGTAACCATCTCCACTCATGTTATATGAATCACGGTTGACATCTCCTGTATCATCTTCCTCCATTTCTACTTTAACAAAAGTGGGTGTTTCTTCCCCTCTATATTGATtagattgttgttgctgttgttcagGTAAGGGCTGTGATGATGAAATAGATGGTTGAGACGATGATTGATGTGTCAATTGTTGTGAGGACTGATGAGATGGTATATGAGAAGCAACAGGAGACTCCGCCGGCGAAGAGTGGGGACGGTTATCACGATCGTCAGTAACATGAGACTCCTGAGATGTTCTAAGAGGGGAAGGGCTTAACCGTTGGCTACCAGGGCTCTTTGgtcttggaggtggtggtggtggtgtgtgcagaCCACTCTGTGGTGGAGGGGGCGGTCTAACATCCTCCCTACCATCTTCACCTTCATCTCTGCGTTTTCTTTTCGATGGTGGGCTTCCATTGCCACCATCTCGTCTGGAAGGGTCAGACCGAGATGGCACCGACATGGCACCTTTCTTAGGAGGTTCATCGTCAGGTACTGCAAGGCCTTTAATTCTCAAATTTTCTGCTGCCTTAATTAAAGAAGCTAAGTCACTTTGTCGCACATTCACTTCACCAAGGTACATATAATCTAGCAAGGCCTCTAGGTCCTCACTTTTTATATCTTTTAACACTATAACAGGGCTCTTGCAAGCAGTCTTGTCAAACATGGCACAGAAGTAATCACTACACGTTGAAAGCACCAACTTGTGCACACTGTAGAATTTGCCATCACATGCCAGAGTGACATCCGTATACGCTTGCTGGAAAAGAAAGATTTTACTGTTAAGAGATAAAAAGAACCGATTTCAAATAAATTTCATACCGCTCCAAATATTAAATTCATGCTCATTTTCCTATTTACATGTGCTTCTGCAAATACATATTCATGTAAATCCATGTGGTGTTCTGCCTGTAACAAAAGCAAACACTGTTTTGTGTACATTGAAAGGACACCAGGTAAAGTCATTTGGTCCATGGAGAGTTGTGCTGTAATGTTGCCGACTCTCCTTATAGACATGATGAATTTGTTAATGTTTGTGTATTTCCTGCTTTATATCTGTTAAGGGACGGATTacgaaaatatgcaataaatgaaaactggttcaatttcaaacttttttgacgagttgtatataaAATTGGGTTcaactggtccaagtctcagcatcgtagcataaataggaagggagaaaaaaaatttgaattatgtgtcaaaattttccaaaatggtaaaaaattaacATGAAACACGTGTCAATTGAAATCATGCCTAtgactatcacaatagcatataataaagtattttaagctatcacaatagcatataataaagtattttaagctatcacattagcatataataaagtatttAACAATTGAGTTTTATGCCCAAAACAATTTTCAAacaaaaaaaatgattttttttctcgaatttttctcattttttatcagctgatttgcatgaaacttatacatctTACAGAATATAAGCCTTTCAGTAAGAGtgcaaattttggaggaaattggttgaaatCAACCACAGGTGGCAGAATGTTTGATCTTATTTATTGTCAAGTAACAAAATTAGCTCTCCTCTTTCATTTTTTTCAATTTAATGAAATTTACATCTTATATGTAGAGTTGACGTCTCTACAAACTTTATAAAACACTTTATTCCtatgttcatttattgattttataaatatttgcaaacatgaaatattggcataTATTTTTGGGGAACTTGGGACTTTGGACTTTTTGGGACTACttgcattagtaaaactaaaaatattttggataatcCTTTTTATAAAAATCCTTTAATATGTGCTAATAAGATAGacgagtgtcatagaaatgatttcatttgaaaaTTGTGGTTGCAGAGTATTATTGAATGTGTAAAATTCACTGAAAAAAAATCCCTTCCTTTCTGTTTAGGGTGCGATACTGAAACAGAACAGTTGCAGCCCTtcttatatacaactagtaaaaaaagTTTGGTTTATATTAAACATTTCAAAATAATGTAATAAACCCCTTTATCAAGGTGGTATAACTATTACAGTATTTACAAAGATTATTTCATTGATCTGTGATTAAACAGTACATGTAATTAATCTGCAAGTGACTAAAGAAATTATTCATTATAAAATTTATTCTATTTTGTcattcagtcttggaaattgaatctattattcattttatttctaacaagagaaatggacCATGTAGTCAAATTTGGTCTTTCCATTCCCTCCTCCCAAATTACAAAAACACTTGGCTGTAGCAGTTTTGATCAGTAAATGAGTTAAATATTTAAGTTTAACAAACAGAACTTTAATTTTTATAATAAGTAATAAAAGCTTCATATCAGTAGGAAGATGCTTTCTTGaaaaattttaaatataaattaatggaGCTATATTGCTCGTCATAAACCTTGCACTGTTCTGCAAAATctgaagtacagtactgtacttaaagTTTGAGTCGGTACAATGAGGCTTTCTTCATTTATTAATGGAAAGTTGGCAATAGTTAATAAAATTAACATGACAAAAACCACACCATTAAAAACTCCTATTGAAGATACTTATaacaaatatgaaaataaaaagtCATAGTAGAACACATTTTTAATAAAGCAACTTTGGTAGACCTGTAAACACAAtaccatacatatatacatacatacaacagAAAATTGAAGACATCTTACCTTGTCCCTGAGCACACCCAAAATGTGAAGAAACGTGGAACGATGATTGTTCCACTTTAAGGAAAGTAGCTCCTCCATGTTAACCTGAAAAAATAAAATGCTGAAACAAAGCACAATTTCAACAAAATACATCAATTGCTAAAGATAATGAAGTAAACACAAATTTACAAACCATCCCATCCTGCTGCTATTCTATCCTTAGGCAGAACAGTACCCTTACTTTAGATTTTATGAATCCATCATATGTGActaaagaataaaggtaactgcagaaggcctatttgcccatacgagAAAACACAAAACATAACATATTTAAGATCAATTCCTGGCTTTCTAAAAACAAACCATTCAAATATAACAAAGACACGATGACAAATCAAAAAAACCTCAGCTATAATGACAAAATTATATGAGGCTCTAGATCTATTGGCCTAAGGAAGGCAGCTCATAATtatacccactcactcactcatataCATACCTAACTTGTTTGGAacaatccaccaagcctgtacctACAGTAATACATTACCCAGTAATTTCTTCTATACAGTATATCAACAACCCCACTTACAAATCAGTATACACAATGTATACCAATGTATACCACCTCAGTGTATACAATGAAATCTCAATAACATGATGTATCTAAAAGAAGATCTTTGAAACAAGGCAGTGGAATTGTCAGTCCTGGATTACTCCAGGTGTAAGATGTGTAAAAGTAACAAACCAGAGTTGGCCCCAACTCTCAAGAAATTTGGAGGCACTCTACTCCAAAGATTTTCTCATTTACCAAGGTGTTTTCTGAATCTAAGATTGTTTAATTTGTGTTGAACTGTTCTGGGTGTTGAAATCAGagtttatatacagtatttagcaTCCTATTAATACAGTAGGGTTTATGTAATTCTAAGAATCACTGTTTTGTTAACCACTGAATTAGATACCACTGTTAAGATAAAATTATATTTCCTTTTGCAGAGGTAATTGAGGACAGCACACTAGGCCAGTATAACTACAGTATATAATTTTTGGCAGGCAAGAAAAAAAATCACTAATCAGCTGCCTCTTCAACCAGCCTAACTTCATCTTATGAGTGAATTAGccctgaaaataaacaaaaacatgTTTGATATGAAATGGTAGACTAATCTGACCTAAAGAATTGCATACACAAATATTATTCAGAAAAAAcactaagtaaaaaaaaaaattgtctgctATTGGACCTCATCTTCAAACTGATTAGCAGAGCACATTCCCTATGCCAAAGAGATCAGTCTCTCAATCTGGCAGTAATAAGAATGCAACACACAAATTATAAGGATTAAGCCAGcccaggaccttcaaccagtgaagcctcacaCCAGCCCAgggccttcaaccagtgaagcctcacaaGCCAGCgcaggaccttcaaccagtgaggcctcacaagccagcccaggaccttcaaccagtgaagcctcacaCCAGCccgggaccttcaaccagtgaggcctcacaagccagcccaggaccttcaaccagtgaagcctcacaaGCCAGCgcaggaccttcaaccagtgaagcctcacaaGCCAGCgcaggaccttcaaccagtgaggcctcacaagccagCCCagggccttcaaccagtgaggcctcacaagccagcccaggaccttcaaccagtgaggcctcacaagccagcccaggaccttcaaccagtgaagcctcacaaGCCAGCCCAgggccttcaaccagtgaagcctcacaaGCCAGCgcaggaccttcaaccagtgaggcctcacaagccagcccaggaccttcaaccagtgaagcctcacaaGCCAGCgcaggaccttcaaccagtgaagcctcacaaGCCAGCgcaggaccttcaaccagtgaggcctcacaagccagCCCAgggccttcaaccagtgaagcctcacaCCAGCCCAgggccttcaaccagtgaagcctcacaaGCCAGCgcaggaccttcaaccagtgaggcctcacaagccagcccaggaccttcaaccagtgaagcctcacaaGCCAGCgcaggaccttcaaccagtgaggcctcacaagccagcccaggaccttcaaccagtgaggccccaCAAGCCAGcccaggaccttcaaccagtgaggcctcacaagccagcccaggaccttcaaccagtgaggcctcacaagccagcccaggaccttcaaccagtaAAGCCTCACAAGCCAGCctgggaccttcaaccagtgaagcctcacaaGCCAGcccaggaccttcaaccagtaAAGCCTCACAAGCCAGCctgggaccttcaaccagtgaagcctcacaaGCCAGTccaggaccttcaaccagtaAAGCCTCACAAGCCAGCctgggaccttcaaccagtgaagcctcacaaGCCAGCctgggaccttcaaccagtgaagcctcacaaGCCAGCctgggaccttcaaccagtgaagcctcacaaGCCAGCctgggaccttcaaccagtgaagcctcacaaGCCAGcccaggaccttcaaccagtgaagcctcacaaGCCAGCccgggaccttcaaccagtgaagccagcccaggaccttcaaccagtgaagcatgccgaggaccttcaaccagtgaagccagcccaggaccttcaaccagtgaagcctcacaaGCCAGCccgggaccttcaaccagtgaagccagcccaggaccttcaaccagtgaagcacgccgaggaccttcaaccagtgaagccagcccaggaccttcaaccagtgaagcctcacaaGCCAGcccaggaccttcaaccagtaAAGCCTCACAAGCCAGcccaggaccttcaaccagtgaagcctcacaaGCCAAcccaggaccttcaaccagtgaagcctcacaaGCCAGCttgggaccttcaaccagtgaagcctcacaaGCCAGCCCAGGACCTTCAGCCAGTGAAGCCTCACAAGCAAGtaaaggaccttcaaccagtgaggcctcacaagccagcccaggaccttcaaccagtgaagcctcacaaGCCAGcccaggaccttcaaccagtgaagcctcacaaGCAAGTAAAGGACCtttaaccagtgaggcctcacaagccagcccaggaccttcaaccagtgaagcctcacaaGCCAGCCCAGGACCTTTAACCAGTAAAGCCTCACAAGCAAGtaaaggaccttcaaccagtgaggcctcacaagccaaCAAACAAATTTCCACCAGTGAAGCCTCACAAGCCAGcccaggaccttcaaccagtgaggcctcacaagccagcccaggaccttcaaccagtgaagcctcacaaGCCAGcccaggaccttcaaccagtgaagcctcacaaGCCAGcccaggaccttcaaccagtgaagcctcacaaGCCAGcccaggaccttcaaccagtgaggctttagCATTTCCATATAATTCGGATAAGCGAGATTATACGGTACATCATGCAGACTCACGGCATTGTGAACTGTTTGGAGAATATAATACAAGATAATACAATAACATGTTAACAAAATGTCACTTAGACAGCAGGTAGTTTGCATAAGGATTTTTGAAGCACATTGAAGTTACACTAAATgattacaacatacaaaataatgcATTTAAACAAGACTTCATAGGCAAACCTACGTTTATGCAAATACCTGTGCACCAAGTTACTGTAGCCCATACCAGTTGTgctttgtatttatatatttatatataacccaATTGCTGTTCAAGCACCTGGTTTCACACTTGAGTGCTGCTATTTAGAGCACTTTAGTCCTGAAATATTTGAAAGTTAAATATTTGTAAAGTGCTAAAATTAAATTAGTCCAACTTCCCTACAAATCAATCTATAACAATGCCCGCATAAGACTAAGATAATATACAGTACAATTGATTTTGAATGCACTGTAAACTCGCCCCTAAAGATTTATTATGTAGCATCTATTCAACCAATATTCCTATTAAACAAAGATTCCTCCTTCCGCCATCAATAGTTTACCATCAAATATTATCAACCAAATGAACAGCGTACCGGAAAAACATTTCCTATTTCGAAAATCATTATCAAAATAGTGGTTATCCCGGTAAATGTGAGCAAGGTAACGTCAGTGTTGAGAGGACCCCGAGGGAAGTCCGCCTGGCTCTTATGTCCACCACAATACAATCATAACTACACTACAACAATCATTATAACCACTACAATATATCAAGAAATATGCTCCATAAAGACTAATTGAGTAGTATAAGCGTCTAGAgtaggagagtgagggagtgtcagGCGGGCGTGAGGCGGCCCGTGTCGGGGGCGGTCCACCTCAGCCTCCACCCCCAAGCATCTACCATCATAAcacgcttctctctctctacgtTACAAGTTCCCCGCATCATTAACAGCATCGCGACAGCTACAAGACAAGTCTTACAATACCTGACAACAAAAGAGTCGCGCGGGAGACCTAGAAATGGCTAAAAACTAACCTTCTAGGACTAGACGCTGGACTCCATCACATGGACACTTCGGCCATTTTCTTCCCCGCTCCCGCTCGCGTCGCCGCCGGTGTTGCCAACCCCGGCCGCCCGCTCGCTCATTCCGCTACATTACTATTTTCTCCTCTCTTACCTTCAATACTATACAATTACGATAATGAATAAGTCAAGTAAAACAGTTTCAAGATATTCAAGTTATATATAATGCTAAAATGTCTGCGTTACACAGATCGGAAAAGAAATTGCTCCATAATTGAAGGTGAATGAACGTTCATTCAAAATTATATTGATCCGGAAGGCGAAAATGGAGGAACAACTGAGAGTTCACTGGCTACTATAATATGTTTGGGGAACATAAGCCACTCTTTGTATTACATGTTCAGTCACATAATCTGATAACATGCTGCAGAAGAAACCTTTACCCGGCATCATATGTCATATGCCAAGTTCCTCATTTGGAAATTTCTGGAGCCGGTCTTTGTGTTGAATGTAGGATTGAACAGTGGAAGAATACAAAAATTTTGAAGAAGCCAATCCTCCAGTTGTCACGTTACAAAAATTttatactaaattgcccgaatctAACCTAATCGAGAACCCACGcaaagaaaacttttttttttttagctactATGATATGGTGAACCCCAGGGAACAACACACCCCGCTTTTCACATGCGatatggcctgggttcgtatcctggccggggaggattgactatcttcttgaggttatgttgagaagatttcggggcttagcgtcccagtggcccggtcctcgaccaggcctcctttctagacaaactgaaggaatggtccaacaaatggctactaaagttcaacccaagtaaatgtaaggtactgAAACTAGGAGgctagacactggataccgaatgggagatgaagtccttcacgaaacggacagagaaagatctaggagttgatatcacgccaaacctgtctcctgaagctcacatgaaaagaataacatcagcggcctatgcaaggctggctaacatcacaactattttcagaaacctgtgtaaggaatccttcagaaccttgtataccacatatgtaaggccaatcctggagtatgcagccccagcatggagcctgtaccttgtcaagcacaagacgaagctggaaaaaggttagaggtatgccactaggctagtcccagaactaagaggcatgagttatgaggaaaggctacgtgaactgcacctcacgtcgctggaagacagaagagttcgagGAGACATgagcaccacatacaaaattctcaggcgaattgacaaggtggacaaagatgGATTATATAACACGAGTGGTAcactcacaaggggacacaggtgaaagcggagttcccaaatgagccacagagacattagaaagaactttttcagtgccagagtagttagtaaatggaatgcactaggaagtgacgtggtggaggctgactccatacacagtttcaaatgtagatatgatagagtccagtaggctcaggaatctgtacaccagttgattgacagctgagaggcaggaccaaagagctttGGCTCAACCGGCCGGCCGGTTGAGTTGGGCTCAAGGGTCTGGGTACCTCATTTTCGATTCAGATGTCCACTCCACCACACGCTTGTGTGGTGGAGTGCATCCCTGCCTGCTGGtgccccccatcccccccgtcgGGATGGACCCAGCGGTCTACGGACTTCATGCATCGATTTTACCAAAGATTTCTAATTACCACCCTTAATTCAATTTAATGTGAAAGTACATTGTTGGATGAAGAATTTATTTTGCCACCATGCCTGAGTTTCCTTATGCTAACGCCCCCATTTCCACAGAATCGTCAAGGCGGGGACACCCCTGCCCTCTGGGACAAGGAAGAGAGTGCGACCCACGGCTACGCGGGGATGCAGCGTGCCGGGGCGTGAAAAACAACATGCGCGCCCGTGTCGATGGACGCATGTTGAGTTGGACTCctcggttgttgttgttgttttagattcagctactcagaacaataagttccagtagcacggggtatggtgagcccgtaagtggaggctctttggagccattatctgtatcagtggccgatactagagatctggcgatggatgggggtcttcatgatggtttttagcctggagggctggctataccagttatggagttgGTGggattagtgtagacctctaggttttccgttttttctttgtcggcgtctttggctgagcagtgctgtcgttggagttagGCGACGTGGCCTACATGAGGatgtcttgaaccgtgtaggtgtcgtatttgtgatgcggcggtggagctcatactatgatttcctcgtctgaggagtccgtaacctccgttgtgggcgtttttgtctttcgcctcgcagactTAGGTAGCTTTAGGTGACGTtaattggtggttgtagctatttcaggagcgctggtggtgctgttatcgtttgtagacaacaagtctgctagcgcggctgctgagatagtgatggtaggagtgttgggagctggtgaaggaattacctctgtttgtgtcgcccgggtcatgggcggttctggagtcggtgttgaagttgaccacctggtcgtcctggtggtagtctccggagtggtagaggaggcagtgagatttacgctagtggctatgatgggggccaggccattgtctatgtataatgcgtttagttcactgacaaagcgctggttgtctggtcctgcaagcctttccgctaatctaataagaccagggataatgccagcaCGTGATGCAGGGCATCAGTTATGAAGCGAAGGAGTGaagtgaaggagcctgtgggacccaatgagaaggctgtgtcgcctgctgggaggagccacatgttggtaagactggaaagtcttctggtcgattagtgagagctaaggtggtatgttgaacgcttggggctctggtcgaggaggtagaagggttgtttctcttggcttcaacctgggccttgatgctttcctgtctgcgggggcagcggtaggaaattgcgaggtgattgccatcacagagcaagcagtgatggactgttgccttgcatatggagtagtgatggtccagtgcgcacaagCTACACCTCTGGACAGGGTCCTGACACTtattggtcgggtgggagagctcgtagcacttaaagcactgctggatctcatggtatcgttcctttcttatttggtggggtggtatttttaggccgaagcagtagaatccttgtgtggtagcctgggtggccgcagctatggtggtgaacgtaatcttccttgatgttttgtcggtgttgcagaactctaggttgaataccgacaggtttggattttcgtcctcgatattgtccatgatatgatgttgaagtcggtcagcgatccactggctggtcctgctggtaaaaacagttcttctggCCAGGAActaacgtgggaagtgaggatgtaggtggtgttctttgcgaagaatggcatcgttagtgacgagtttttctagctcctcttcacatgaaaagaagagcacgatatcttcaccttcctgactaatgtcagcgggttcgaggccagttacgtccttcaggaccttcaaAGTATTGCTTCTCCCGATGAGCctgaccgtcaagtggagtcgctctgaccttaagaagtttgggtcgcattgtgaccacactgctccttgtgatgtgttggcgggagatgtctcccctgtCTGGCTGGATTCCTCGGTCTCGGTATCTCAATTCATGAGTCTGATGTCCTCAGAGGTCCTCTCTGATATCCTCTGACTCCGATGTCCTCTCCACCACACGCATGTACGATGGAATGCGCCCTGCcggtgccttccccccccccttccccccgtcgGGATGGACTCGGTGGTCTACGGTCTGCTTATATACTTTGTATATACACGtggtagcctcggctaccatcgtcttttgtatGGTAACTgacggtcgagcggttaaggtaccgtgtacaccagttgcattgtgctcctggctgtctgggttcaagtcacttctgggatgtggagttttcattcgcatgtatgcttggggaccattca
The DNA window shown above is from Procambarus clarkii isolate CNS0578487 chromosome 82, FALCON_Pclarkii_2.0, whole genome shotgun sequence and carries:
- the LOC123764392 gene encoding broad-complex core protein isoforms 1/2/3/4/5 isoform X16, producing MEELLSLKWNNHRSTFLHILGVLRDKQAYTDVTLACDGKFYSVHKLVLSTCSDYFCAMFDKTACKSPVIVLKDIKSEDLEALLDYMYLGEVNVRQSDLASLIKAAENLRIKGLAVPDDEPPKKGAMSVPSRSDPSRRDGGNGSPPSKRKRRDEGEDGREDVRPPPPPQSGLHTPPPPPPRPKSPGSQRLSPSPLRTSQESHVTDDRDNRPHSSPAESPVASHIPSHQSSQQLTHQSSSQPSISSSQPLPEQQQQQSNQYRGEETPTFVKVEMEEDDTGDVNRDSYNMSGDGYKEEDSGGDLGGDLSNDLPEFLQQAASSALAGTSASYHHAFAGPSGFQPDVSGWQGDSQSLPGSFSGLGFQPSTQDNPPGMQPTLLYHTQEVVSQLQQHGYQQQEQQGEERTNYFCHVCGKEFHGVRQRRNLKRHMMIHWGEKPFHCPFCPHRSNQKGNLKTHILKSHPDHLQQSSDKATQSNAHQDSI
- the LOC123764392 gene encoding protein abrupt isoform X17, with protein sequence MIFEIGNVFPVNMEELLSLKWNNHRSTFLHILGVLRDKQAYTDVTLACDGKFYSVHKLVLSTCSDYFCAMFDKTACKSPVIVLKDIKSEDLEALLDYMYLGEVNVRQSDLASLIKAAENLRIKGLAVPDDEPPKKGAMSVPSRSDPSRRDGGNGSPPSKRKRRDEGEDGREDVRPPPPPQSGLHTPPPPPPRPKSPGSQRLSPSPLRTSQESHVTDDRDNRPHSSPAESPVASHIPSHQSSQQLTHQSSSQPSISSSQPLPEQQQQQSNQYRGEETPTFVKVEMEEDDTGDVNRDSYNMSGDGYKEEDSGGDLGGDLSNDLPEFLQQAASSALAGTSASYHHAFAGPSGFQPDVSGWQGDSQSLPGSFSGLGFQPSTQDNPPGGTVMAEEVASGMPFQCPACGRCFARHWHLKRHLATHLAVKPFRCPYCPHAASIKDKLKQHIRKIHPGEEVPADFEAIPHEGDALETRQSST
- the LOC123764392 gene encoding longitudinals lacking protein, isoforms H/M/V isoform X31 — encoded protein: MEELLSLKWNNHRSTFLHILGVLRDKQAYTDVTLACDGKFYSVHKLVLSTCSDYFCAMFDKTACKSPVIVLKDIKSEDLEALLDYMYLGEVNVRQSDLASLIKAAENLRIKGLAVPDDEPPKKGAMSVPSRSDPSRRDGGNGSPPSKRKRRDEGEDGREDVRPPPPPQSGLHTPPPPPPRPKSPGSQRLSPSPLRTSQESHVTDDRDNRPHSSPAESPVASHIPSHQSSQQLTHQSSSQPSISSSQPLPEQQQQQSNQYRGEETPTFVKVEMEEDDTGDVNRDSYNMSGDGYKEEDSGGDLGGDLSNDLPEFLQQAASSALAGTSASYHHAFAGPSGFQPDVSGWQGDSQSLPGSFSGLGFQPSTQDNPPGTMRLPLMCPVCCKIFNGRNRRQHLSHHLKTHTGEKPHLCPFCTHRTSRRDHLREHIRSIHGLDLGLNAVPQPMQK
- the LOC123764392 gene encoding broad-complex core protein isoforms 1/2/3/4/5 isoform X20, giving the protein MEELLSLKWNNHRSTFLHILGVLRDKQAYTDVTLACDGKFYSVHKLVLSTCSDYFCAMFDKTACKSPVIVLKDIKSEDLEALLDYMYLGEVNVRQSDLASLIKAAENLRIKGLAVPDDEPPKKGAMSVPSRSDPSRRDGGNGSPPSKRKRRDEGEDGREDVRPPPPPQSGLHTPPPPPPRPKSPGSQRLSPSPLRTSQESHVTDDRDNRPHSSPAESPVASHIPSHQSSQQLTHQSSSQPSISSSQPLPEQQQQQSNQYRGEETPTFVKVEMEEDDTGDVNRDSYNMSGDGYKEEDSGGDLGGDLSNDLPEFLQQAASSALAGTSASYHHAFAGPSGFQPDVSGWQGDSQSLPGSFSGLGFQPSTQDNPPGGEGGSCMRQTWQRQFGELDELVTPAGLIPRGGSGGPDGEAICHLCNKTFHGRYQKYNLKRHLTIHAGEKPFLCPYCPHRTNQKYNMQQHLLVCRSRPK
- the LOC123764392 gene encoding broad-complex core protein isoforms 1/2/3/4/5 isoform X15, which codes for MEELLSLKWNNHRSTFLHILGVLRDKQAYTDVTLACDGKFYSVHKLVLSTCSDYFCAMFDKTACKSPVIVLKDIKSEDLEALLDYMYLGEVNVRQSDLASLIKAAENLRIKGLAVPDDEPPKKGAMSVPSRSDPSRRDGGNGSPPSKRKRRDEGEDGREDVRPPPPPQSGLHTPPPPPPRPKSPGSQRLSPSPLRTSQESHVTDDRDNRPHSSPAESPVASHIPSHQSSQQLTHQSSSQPSISSSQPLPEQQQQQSNQYRGEETPTFVKVEMEEDDTGDVNRDSYNMSGDGYKEEDSGGDLGGDLSNDLPEFLQQAASSALAGTSASYHHAFAGPSGFQPDVSGWQGDSQSLPGSFSGLGFQPSTQDNPPGAVGSGCGAAVCPVCGKAFQGRNRRQNLAHHLLTHTGTRPFPCPHCSYRATQKAHLKRHLERRHGQVGERLHSSPHPSALIGGLNMEGALPAHLSPHPSSLVVGMGMEGVPPEGPQPSFTSSH